In a genomic window of Micromonospora cremea:
- a CDS encoding PH domain-containing protein → MRRWQRPYALDAATGFAVLGLVGVVGFATFFVITPLHEQMPMLLAILFGMWLAVVAAVAARQAMLGVYVSDRGVRSRSLLRTTTVHWASVADIRSGAATIAGLDMGRAAIVIERTDGVSVQTPLQRGDLFRPFTFRPELGRLATWPEHYDEILATLRAHLREAQRRGQAPATGRPAQPSSAAGARPATTSAGVRRTHTSPDGPTVDKRRDIHALTRQHQRGALTDAEFAAALAKIREGE, encoded by the coding sequence ATGCGCAGATGGCAACGGCCGTACGCACTGGACGCGGCGACCGGCTTCGCGGTGCTGGGGCTGGTCGGGGTGGTTGGCTTCGCCACGTTCTTCGTGATCACGCCTCTGCACGAGCAGATGCCGATGCTATTGGCGATCCTCTTCGGGATGTGGCTGGCCGTTGTCGCCGCCGTCGCGGCGCGGCAGGCCATGCTCGGGGTCTACGTCAGCGATCGCGGCGTCCGGTCCCGATCCCTGCTGCGTACGACCACCGTGCACTGGGCATCGGTAGCGGACATCCGCAGCGGCGCGGCCACCATCGCGGGCCTGGACATGGGCCGCGCTGCGATCGTCATCGAACGAACCGACGGGGTCTCGGTGCAGACACCGCTGCAGCGCGGCGACCTCTTCCGGCCGTTCACGTTCCGGCCCGAACTGGGCCGGCTGGCCACCTGGCCGGAACACTATGACGAGATCCTGGCGACACTGCGGGCACACCTTCGCGAGGCGCAGCGCCGGGGGCAGGCGCCCGCCACCGGTCGACCAGCGCAGCCCTCCTCCGCCGCCGGTGCGCGGCCGGCGACCACATCCGCCGGAGTTCGCCGGACACATACCTCCCCGGACGGGCCAACCGTCGACAAGCGGCGCGACATCCACGCGCTGACCCGGCAACACCAGCGGGGCGCGCTCACCGACGCCGAGTTTGCCGCGGCACTAGCCAAGATCCGCGAGGGGGAGTAG
- a CDS encoding multicopper oxidase domain-containing protein, whose product MDDHPVGTSRHLSRRSLMTTGVLAAGAVGVTASTVGVPFNGSPAQAVAGITKKVTIYAEQMPGGLFGYGLAPGQATVPGPVLEIYEGDTLEITLVNTTTQRLSIHPHGVDYSTDSDGSPLNASFNNPGETRTYVWRSREMFLASGRRFMPGSAGYWHYHDHAMGTDHGTAGVAKGLYGALIVRRRGDILPEKQFTVVFNDMMINNRMAPDTPMFEANLGQRVEWLAIGHGGTFHTFHLHAHRWADNRTGMLEGPADPSLVIDNKDLNPGSSFGFQVLAGEGVGPGAWMYHCHVQSHSDGGMAGIFLVRNADGSMPPGAEEAIHRFQGHTHTHGS is encoded by the coding sequence ATGGACGACCATCCCGTCGGCACCTCCCGTCACCTGTCCCGCAGATCCCTGATGACAACCGGAGTGCTGGCCGCCGGCGCCGTCGGCGTCACCGCGTCCACGGTCGGCGTCCCCTTCAACGGCAGTCCGGCCCAGGCCGTGGCCGGCATCACCAAGAAGGTCACCATCTACGCCGAGCAGATGCCCGGAGGTCTGTTCGGGTACGGCCTGGCGCCCGGTCAGGCCACCGTGCCGGGGCCGGTGCTGGAGATCTACGAGGGCGACACCCTGGAGATCACCCTGGTCAACACCACCACCCAGCGGCTGTCCATCCATCCGCACGGAGTGGACTACAGCACCGACTCGGATGGCAGCCCGCTCAACGCCTCGTTCAACAATCCGGGCGAGACCCGGACGTACGTGTGGCGCTCGCGGGAGATGTTCCTCGCGTCCGGGCGGCGGTTCATGCCGGGCAGTGCCGGCTACTGGCACTACCACGACCACGCGATGGGCACCGACCACGGCACCGCCGGCGTCGCCAAGGGTCTGTACGGCGCGCTGATAGTGCGGCGCCGCGGCGACATCCTGCCGGAGAAGCAGTTCACGGTCGTGTTCAACGACATGATGATCAACAACCGGATGGCACCGGACACGCCGATGTTCGAGGCGAACCTGGGCCAGCGGGTGGAGTGGCTCGCCATCGGGCACGGCGGCACCTTCCACACCTTCCACCTGCACGCGCACCGCTGGGCGGACAACCGCACCGGCATGCTCGAGGGCCCGGCCGACCCGAGCCTCGTGATCGACAACAAGGACCTGAACCCGGGCAGCTCCTTCGGCTTCCAGGTGCTGGCTGGGGAGGGCGTCGGGCCCGGCGCGTGGATGTACCACTGCCACGTGCAGTCCCACTCCGATGGCGGCATGGCCGGGATCTTCCTGGTGCGCAACGCCGACGGCAGCATGCCGCCGGGCGCGGAAGAGGCCATCCACAGGTTCCAGGGCCACACCCACACGCACGGCAGCTGA
- a CDS encoding ThuA domain-containing protein has product MTRQLRRALAAGAVIATLMQGTAAAAAPQAAPAPQAAQENKTAVLVFHGPVAEQQDPVARAAQAIKELGADHDIEVTATTNPAVFTTAGLSAYRSVVFLSATGAALNRDQEAALQSYMKTGGGFVGIADAARAQVDSTWFTGLIGTRPAGAIPVAEPVARVTASGENAPNETKEKLTDGDSGTKWLVRTPTAWVAYELSAAKRITGYALTSANDSSGRDPKDWTLQGSTDGQSWSDLDKRTGQTFPERFQTRRFDIATPQEFKHFRLNITANSGEPLTQLADLRLFTGSTTTPEPPAVNRAVVNIVDRNHPATASLPMTLTRSDRWDNWDPNPIGTVHTVAQVEERHYNPGPGANGPFHPVSWCRDYDGGRSFYTGMGHTEGSYGEAAFRTHLTGALKWTTGLERGDCQATIAANYKVERLTAANQTGQLDQIGEPHGLTIAPDNTVFYVGKAACPSGPVADWNNPNVGLGCGTIHSWDPRTKQAKLLTTLEVMGNRGSGSELVKNEEGLLGIVPDPKFAENGWLYVYWMPHESVDRVQRVGQRTISRFTYDRETQTIDQATRKDLLQFPVQIHSCCHAGGGMAFDAKGNLYVGSGDNNSSEGSQGYSGNNWTQEYQGISFQDARRTSGNTNDLAGKIIRIHPEADGTYTIPEGNLFPPGTEKTRPEIYVMGVRNIARLQVDPKHQWLTAGWVGPDAASPSPTLGPAKYETATIITSAGNHGWPYCMGNRQPYRDRSSTDATVLTGWYDCDNLKNESPRNTGLVDIPPARDNMIWYSPDGGGPVFPERADGSGLPTYVAADATYTQPYLRGGGQAIMSGPTYHRDLVDTNSGVAWPAHWDGKWLIGDQSNANNRIAVTVDPAGVPRAAPPVFAESLRAIIPGGNGDARLQSWMDAKFGPDGALYLLDYGGGFFSLHPNQKLIRITYTGGAPTPAPAATSVAVQNKPLTMAFNGSRSGGVSYRWEFGDGATSTEANPRHTYARVGTYTAKLTVTYADGETATVQTTVTVGCAVPDGRATVWLGDTDTKVPSRTVGQGCTINDLIDDESTWADHNSFVRHVTAVTRTLQDDGLLNAREAGTLTRLAAASEIGRDGHTGYEPLFDGTAESLLGWQQAPSGSFGIQPDGSLRSSGGLGMLWHTKELADFSLKVQFRDIAPGTGRANSGVFTRFPDPRIPLEQRPPGSCGTVGSARTSPAWVAIYCGHEIQIYDGETGEPQKTGSVYNFDPVPLAQAGVTPKDQWNDYEIRVVGQHYTMIRNGVVINEFDNTPGKQSSRAGDPPTDLRQFLSGFIGLQNHGDNDLIEFRNIRVREL; this is encoded by the coding sequence ATGACAAGACAATTACGACGAGCCCTCGCCGCGGGAGCGGTCATCGCGACGTTGATGCAGGGCACCGCGGCAGCAGCCGCACCGCAGGCGGCACCCGCACCACAGGCGGCGCAGGAGAACAAGACGGCGGTCCTCGTCTTCCACGGACCGGTGGCGGAGCAGCAGGACCCGGTTGCCCGCGCCGCGCAGGCGATCAAGGAACTCGGCGCGGACCACGACATCGAGGTCACGGCCACCACGAACCCGGCGGTGTTCACCACGGCCGGGCTGTCGGCGTACCGCAGCGTGGTCTTCCTCTCCGCGACCGGCGCCGCGCTCAACCGTGACCAGGAAGCGGCGCTGCAGAGCTACATGAAGACCGGCGGCGGTTTCGTCGGCATCGCCGACGCCGCTCGCGCGCAGGTCGACTCCACCTGGTTCACCGGCCTGATCGGCACCCGTCCGGCGGGCGCCATCCCGGTGGCCGAGCCGGTGGCCCGGGTGACCGCCAGCGGCGAGAACGCGCCGAACGAGACCAAGGAGAAGCTGACCGACGGTGACTCCGGCACCAAGTGGCTCGTCCGCACCCCGACGGCCTGGGTGGCGTACGAGCTGAGCGCGGCCAAGCGGATCACCGGGTACGCGTTGACGTCCGCCAACGACTCCTCCGGGCGGGACCCGAAGGACTGGACCCTGCAGGGCTCCACGGACGGCCAGAGCTGGTCCGATCTGGACAAGCGCACCGGCCAGACCTTCCCGGAGCGGTTCCAGACGCGCCGGTTCGACATCGCCACCCCGCAGGAGTTCAAGCATTTCCGGCTGAACATCACCGCGAACAGCGGTGAACCGCTGACCCAGCTCGCCGACCTGCGCCTGTTCACCGGCAGCACCACCACCCCGGAGCCGCCGGCGGTGAACCGGGCGGTCGTCAACATCGTGGACCGGAACCACCCGGCCACGGCGTCGCTGCCGATGACGCTGACCCGGTCGGACCGCTGGGACAACTGGGACCCGAACCCGATCGGCACCGTGCACACCGTCGCCCAGGTCGAGGAACGGCACTACAACCCGGGACCGGGCGCCAACGGGCCGTTCCACCCGGTGTCCTGGTGCCGGGACTACGACGGCGGCCGGTCGTTCTACACCGGCATGGGCCACACCGAGGGCAGCTACGGCGAGGCGGCGTTCCGCACGCACCTGACCGGCGCGCTCAAGTGGACCACCGGCCTGGAGCGCGGCGACTGTCAGGCGACGATCGCCGCGAACTACAAGGTGGAGCGGCTCACCGCGGCCAACCAGACCGGGCAGCTGGACCAGATCGGCGAGCCGCACGGGCTCACCATCGCCCCGGACAACACGGTGTTCTACGTCGGCAAGGCGGCCTGCCCGAGCGGCCCGGTCGCGGACTGGAACAACCCGAACGTCGGCCTGGGCTGCGGCACCATCCACTCGTGGGACCCGCGCACCAAGCAGGCCAAGCTGCTCACCACCCTGGAGGTGATGGGCAACCGGGGCAGCGGCTCCGAGCTGGTGAAGAACGAGGAGGGTCTGCTCGGCATCGTGCCGGACCCGAAGTTCGCCGAGAACGGCTGGCTCTACGTCTACTGGATGCCGCACGAGTCGGTCGACCGGGTGCAGCGGGTCGGGCAGCGGACCATTTCCCGGTTCACCTACGACCGCGAAACCCAGACCATCGACCAGGCCACCCGCAAGGACCTGCTGCAGTTCCCGGTGCAGATCCACAGCTGCTGCCACGCCGGCGGCGGCATGGCGTTCGACGCCAAGGGCAACCTGTACGTGGGGTCCGGTGACAACAACTCCTCCGAGGGATCGCAGGGCTACTCCGGCAACAACTGGACCCAGGAGTACCAGGGGATCTCGTTCCAGGACGCCCGCCGCACGTCGGGCAACACCAACGACCTCGCCGGCAAGATCATCCGAATTCACCCGGAGGCCGACGGCACGTACACCATCCCGGAGGGCAACCTGTTCCCACCGGGCACTGAGAAGACCCGACCGGAGATCTACGTGATGGGCGTGCGGAACATCGCGCGCCTGCAGGTCGACCCGAAGCACCAGTGGCTGACCGCCGGCTGGGTGGGCCCGGACGCCGCATCGCCCAGCCCCACGCTCGGCCCGGCCAAGTACGAGACCGCCACCATCATCACCTCGGCCGGCAACCATGGCTGGCCGTACTGCATGGGCAACCGGCAGCCGTACCGGGACCGCAGCAGCACCGACGCGACCGTGCTGACCGGCTGGTACGACTGCGACAACCTGAAGAACGAGTCGCCGCGCAACACCGGTCTGGTGGACATCCCGCCGGCCCGGGACAACATGATCTGGTACTCCCCGGACGGCGGCGGCCCGGTGTTCCCGGAGCGGGCGGACGGCAGCGGCCTCCCGACCTACGTTGCCGCCGACGCCACCTACACGCAGCCGTACCTGCGCGGCGGCGGCCAGGCCATCATGTCCGGGCCGACCTACCACCGCGATCTGGTCGACACGAACAGCGGCGTGGCGTGGCCGGCGCACTGGGACGGCAAGTGGCTCATCGGTGACCAGTCGAACGCGAACAACCGGATCGCGGTCACCGTCGACCCGGCAGGCGTACCGCGTGCGGCACCGCCGGTGTTCGCCGAGTCGCTGCGGGCCATCATCCCCGGCGGCAACGGCGACGCCCGGCTGCAGAGCTGGATGGACGCCAAGTTCGGCCCGGACGGCGCGCTCTACCTGCTGGACTACGGAGGCGGGTTCTTCAGCCTGCACCCCAACCAGAAGCTGATCCGGATCACCTACACCGGTGGCGCGCCGACCCCGGCGCCGGCCGCGACTTCGGTCGCCGTTCAGAACAAGCCGCTGACCATGGCCTTCAACGGGTCTCGTTCCGGTGGCGTCAGCTACCGGTGGGAGTTCGGCGACGGCGCCACGTCGACCGAGGCGAACCCTCGGCACACGTACGCCCGGGTCGGCACCTACACCGCGAAGCTGACCGTCACGTACGCCGACGGAGAGACGGCGACGGTGCAGACCACGGTCACGGTGGGCTGCGCGGTGCCCGACGGCCGGGCCACCGTGTGGCTCGGCGACACGGACACCAAGGTGCCCAGCCGTACGGTCGGACAGGGCTGCACCATCAACGACCTGATCGACGACGAGAGCACCTGGGCCGATCACAACAGCTTCGTCCGGCACGTGACCGCGGTGACCCGCACGCTCCAGGACGACGGCCTGCTCAACGCCCGCGAAGCGGGCACGCTCACCCGCCTGGCTGCCGCCTCCGAGATCGGCCGGGACGGACACACCGGGTACGAGCCGCTCTTCGACGGCACCGCCGAGTCGCTGCTCGGTTGGCAGCAGGCGCCGTCCGGATCGTTCGGCATCCAGCCGGACGGCTCGCTGCGGTCCAGTGGTGGCCTGGGCATGCTCTGGCACACCAAGGAGCTCGCCGACTTCTCGCTGAAGGTGCAGTTCCGCGACATCGCGCCGGGCACCGGCCGGGCCAACAGCGGCGTCTTCACCCGGTTCCCGGACCCGCGGATCCCGCTGGAGCAGCGCCCACCGGGTAGCTGCGGCACGGTCGGGTCCGCCCGGACCTCGCCCGCGTGGGTGGCGATCTACTGCGGCCACGAGATCCAGATCTACGACGGTGAGACCGGCGAGCCACAGAAGACCGGCTCGGTCTACAACTTCGATCCGGTGCCGCTCGCCCAGGCCGGCGTCACCCCGAAGGACCAGTGGAACGACTACGAGATCCGCGTGGTCGGGCAGCACTACACGATGATCCGCAACGGTGTGGTGATCAACGAGTTCGACAACACGCCGGGCAAGCAGTCCTCACGCGCCGGTGACCCGCCGACCGATCTGCGGCAGTTCCTCAGCGGCTTCATCGGGCTCCAGAACCACGGCGACAACGATCTGATCGAGTTCCGCAACATCCGAGTGCGCGAGCTCTAG
- a CDS encoding helix-turn-helix transcriptional regulator has protein sequence MVQGRAAERDRIDRMLADARDGASSVLLIHGDAGIGKTALLDYAAARASGTRVLRIDGLESETELAFAGLHQLFLPSMDLVDQLPGPQARALRAVFGLTDDTVRDRFVIGLAVLSMLSEAAGEGTLLCLVDDVQWLDRASVDALAFAARRLQVEGVVLIFAARDAAGVAGLGGLPALRLAGLDPEAAAALVADLSPYVRQRIMDEAQGNPLALRELSAALTATQRAGQLSPLTLSAPSNRVQDAFLDQIRRLPEATRTLLLTAAADDTGTLDVILRAAEATVGDLAPAERAGLIVLTGDALRFRHPLIRYAAYQGSPFADRIAAHRALAAVLVAPEHAHRRAWQLAAAATGPDERVADELERVAIWAGGRQALASASAAYERAAQLTAEPEGRARRFIAAAQAAADAGQDERGGRLAAMVEVAPQDAGLAADLARVRAVVELGYGSPDVAGRMLLDCADQIAARRPDKLPALLVDALHAAFSSGNAELIEAVADRAPTEPVLAVPARLLTGDVPGALRALRPLVTARGRTDTGFMGRLMTGIYCHLSADDEAAYEIAAEAVEHCRDNGMGGWLPTALHLLARVELTLGRLDAASGHAAEGLRLAEGYDLSHRAAHLRAVLAILAAVRGEEEQTGRLARDAMAYAQPRGVGRATADALWALGLLDLGLGRADVALQRFEAARAASGHRLFGVFLLPDLVEAAVRAGRPERAVEPARLLGDWAEATGRPALAALAHRCRALTRPDAEAEQHFAAAVRLHRDGSAIDRARTGLLHGEWLRRARRKLEARSHLRDALDTFAALGAEPWARRAGAELRASGEVAEPSLGGPLSRLSPQEREVVRLAAAGATNREIATQLFLSPRTVGHHLYRAFPKLGVTSRTDLASVLSS, from the coding sequence GTGGTGCAGGGCCGGGCGGCGGAGCGCGACCGGATCGACCGGATGCTGGCTGATGCCCGCGACGGCGCGAGCAGCGTTCTGCTGATCCACGGTGACGCCGGCATCGGCAAGACGGCTCTGCTGGACTACGCCGCCGCTCGCGCGTCCGGCACGCGGGTGCTGCGGATCGACGGGCTGGAGTCGGAGACCGAGCTGGCCTTCGCCGGCCTGCACCAGTTGTTCCTGCCCTCCATGGACCTCGTCGACCAGCTGCCCGGCCCGCAGGCCCGGGCCCTGCGTGCGGTCTTCGGGCTCACCGACGACACGGTACGCGACCGGTTCGTCATCGGCCTGGCGGTGCTCAGCATGCTGTCGGAGGCCGCCGGCGAGGGAACGCTGCTCTGCCTGGTGGACGACGTGCAGTGGCTCGACCGCGCATCGGTGGACGCGTTGGCGTTCGCCGCCCGCCGGTTGCAGGTCGAGGGTGTCGTGCTGATCTTCGCCGCCCGGGACGCCGCGGGCGTGGCCGGGCTCGGCGGGCTTCCCGCGCTGCGCCTGGCGGGACTCGACCCGGAGGCGGCCGCGGCGCTGGTCGCGGACCTGTCGCCGTACGTGCGCCAGCGGATCATGGATGAGGCCCAGGGCAACCCGCTCGCGCTGCGCGAACTCTCCGCCGCGCTGACCGCGACGCAGCGCGCCGGCCAGCTCAGCCCGTTGACCCTGTCCGCGCCGTCGAACCGGGTGCAGGACGCCTTCCTGGATCAGATCCGCCGGCTCCCCGAGGCCACCCGGACGCTGTTGCTGACGGCCGCCGCGGACGACACCGGAACACTCGACGTGATCCTGCGGGCCGCGGAGGCGACGGTCGGTGACCTGGCGCCGGCCGAGCGCGCCGGACTCATCGTGCTGACCGGCGACGCGCTGCGCTTCCGGCATCCGCTGATCCGGTACGCGGCGTACCAGGGCAGTCCGTTCGCCGATCGGATCGCCGCCCACCGGGCGCTGGCGGCGGTCCTCGTCGCACCCGAGCACGCGCATCGGCGCGCCTGGCAGCTGGCCGCCGCGGCGACCGGGCCGGACGAGCGGGTCGCCGACGAGTTGGAGCGGGTCGCGATCTGGGCCGGCGGCCGGCAGGCGCTCGCGTCGGCATCCGCGGCGTACGAGCGGGCGGCCCAGCTCACGGCCGAGCCGGAAGGCCGGGCCCGCCGTTTCATCGCCGCCGCGCAGGCCGCCGCCGACGCGGGCCAGGACGAGCGGGGCGGCCGGCTCGCGGCGATGGTGGAGGTGGCACCGCAGGACGCGGGCCTGGCAGCGGACCTCGCGCGGGTCCGGGCGGTGGTGGAGCTGGGGTACGGCAGCCCCGACGTCGCCGGACGGATGCTGCTCGACTGCGCCGACCAGATCGCTGCCCGGCGGCCGGACAAACTTCCCGCGCTGCTGGTGGACGCCCTGCACGCCGCCTTCTCCTCCGGCAACGCGGAGCTGATCGAGGCGGTCGCGGACCGGGCCCCGACCGAGCCGGTGCTGGCCGTGCCGGCCCGCCTGCTCACCGGTGACGTGCCCGGTGCCCTGCGCGCGCTCCGACCGCTCGTGACGGCGCGCGGTCGTACCGACACCGGGTTCATGGGCCGGCTGATGACCGGGATCTACTGCCACCTGAGCGCCGATGACGAGGCCGCGTACGAGATCGCGGCCGAGGCGGTCGAGCACTGCCGGGACAACGGCATGGGTGGGTGGCTGCCCACCGCACTGCACCTGCTCGCCCGGGTGGAGCTGACCCTCGGGCGGCTCGACGCCGCGTCCGGGCACGCCGCGGAGGGGCTCCGGCTGGCAGAGGGGTACGACCTGAGCCACCGGGCCGCCCACCTGCGCGCCGTCCTGGCGATCCTGGCAGCCGTGCGGGGCGAGGAGGAGCAGACCGGGCGGCTGGCGCGGGACGCGATGGCGTACGCGCAGCCGCGCGGCGTCGGCCGGGCAACGGCGGACGCACTGTGGGCATTGGGCCTGCTCGACCTCGGCCTCGGCCGCGCGGACGTGGCGCTGCAACGGTTCGAGGCGGCGCGGGCGGCGTCGGGTCATCGGTTGTTCGGCGTGTTCCTGCTGCCCGATCTCGTCGAAGCGGCCGTACGTGCCGGTCGACCCGAGCGGGCCGTCGAACCGGCGCGTCTGCTCGGCGACTGGGCGGAGGCGACCGGCCGCCCGGCGCTCGCCGCGCTGGCCCACCGCTGTCGCGCCCTGACCAGGCCGGACGCCGAGGCGGAGCAGCACTTCGCCGCGGCCGTCCGGCTGCACCGCGACGGCAGCGCCATCGACCGGGCCCGCACCGGGCTGCTCCACGGAGAGTGGCTGCGCCGCGCACGCCGGAAACTCGAAGCGCGCAGCCACCTGCGGGACGCTCTCGACACCTTCGCGGCGCTCGGCGCCGAGCCGTGGGCCCGGCGGGCCGGTGCGGAGCTGCGGGCCAGCGGCGAGGTGGCGGAGCCGTCGCTGGGCGGACCGCTCAGCCGGCTGAGCCCCCAGGAACGCGAGGTCGTCCGGTTGGCCGCGGCGGGCGCGACCAACCGGGAGATCGCCACGCAACTGTTCCTGAGCCCTCGCACCGTGGGGCATCACCTCTACCGGGCGTTCCCCAAGCTCGGTGTCACCTCCCGCACCGACCTCGCCTCGGTGCTCTCGTCATGA
- a CDS encoding Uma2 family endonuclease — protein sequence MSAEAVGMHMPAVVTLDDVAAMNAADPNGHRYETSPEGVLSVMPPPDSEHAMIASRLFAWLIMAGWPADQVLQAAGVRISGPDGDGGRIPDLTVWRKPPARSVWAAVADVVLVVEIVSPGSEAMDSVTKVREYASAGIPQYWVVDRDGAQTVTLHRLGADGTYEERARMPLAWLLQTVPGDHLD from the coding sequence ATGAGCGCTGAGGCCGTCGGCATGCACATGCCCGCCGTCGTGACGCTCGACGACGTGGCGGCGATGAACGCCGCCGATCCGAACGGCCACCGTTACGAGACCAGCCCCGAGGGGGTCCTGTCGGTCATGCCGCCGCCCGACTCGGAACACGCCATGATCGCCAGTCGGCTCTTCGCATGGCTCATCATGGCGGGTTGGCCTGCCGACCAGGTGCTCCAGGCGGCCGGTGTACGGATCTCCGGACCGGACGGTGACGGCGGCCGGATCCCTGATCTCACCGTGTGGAGGAAGCCGCCCGCCCGCAGCGTCTGGGCCGCCGTGGCCGACGTCGTGCTCGTGGTGGAGATCGTGTCACCGGGCTCGGAGGCGATGGATTCGGTCACCAAGGTCCGCGAGTACGCTTCGGCCGGAATCCCGCAGTACTGGGTGGTGGACCGGGACGGCGCGCAGACGGTCACCCTGCACCGGCTGGGGGCGGACGGCACCTACGAGGAACGGGCGCGGATGCCGCTGGCCTGGCTGCTCCAGACCGTGCCCGGCGACCATCTCGACTGA